In Leptospira bouyouniensis, the following proteins share a genomic window:
- a CDS encoding pirin family protein gives MKHKSILYAQKLDFQWPTSDPFLFCVHHEDFYPKGNGKFGPNDSLQGRQIGQDFAGKDGWRMYHGETIPGFPGHPHRGFETVTIVQRGLVDHADSQGAAGRYGDGDVQWMTAGAGIQHSEMFPLINESSENTLELFQIWMNLPAKHKFVDPHFKMFWNEDIPVKLVSDSNGKKVKIKTVAGSLFGDKALDPPPNSWAGDPSNEVGIYILDLDADVQFVIPATSEGYNRNLYYFRGEGLVVDGTQVPGKHMYNLKSDEAVEIRNGSEVGRILILEGKPIAEPVVQYGPFVMNKQEEIQQAFDDYRRTQFGGWPWDSYDPVHVGKGRFAKHANGKEEYPAKSK, from the coding sequence ATGAAACACAAATCAATATTATATGCACAAAAACTAGACTTCCAATGGCCTACCTCCGATCCTTTTTTATTTTGTGTCCACCACGAAGATTTTTATCCAAAAGGAAATGGAAAGTTTGGACCAAACGATTCCCTTCAAGGTAGACAAATTGGGCAAGACTTTGCCGGAAAAGACGGATGGAGGATGTATCACGGAGAAACCATCCCAGGATTTCCTGGCCACCCCCACAGAGGATTTGAAACCGTAACTATTGTTCAGCGAGGATTGGTTGACCATGCGGACTCTCAAGGAGCAGCAGGTCGTTATGGTGACGGGGATGTACAATGGATGACTGCTGGAGCTGGAATCCAACATTCCGAAATGTTTCCACTTATCAACGAATCAAGTGAGAACACATTAGAACTGTTTCAGATTTGGATGAACCTACCCGCTAAACATAAGTTTGTTGATCCGCATTTTAAAATGTTTTGGAATGAAGATATTCCTGTAAAATTGGTATCAGATTCAAACGGGAAAAAAGTGAAAATTAAAACAGTCGCAGGATCTTTGTTTGGTGACAAAGCTTTAGACCCTCCTCCAAATTCCTGGGCAGGAGATCCGTCAAACGAAGTCGGAATTTATATCTTAGATTTAGATGCGGATGTCCAATTTGTGATTCCCGCTACGTCCGAAGGATACAATCGAAATTTGTATTACTTCCGAGGTGAAGGTCTCGTCGTGGATGGAACCCAAGTTCCCGGAAAACATATGTACAATTTAAAATCGGATGAAGCTGTTGAGATTCGCAATGGTTCGGAAGTTGGGAGAATTTTGATTTTAGAAGGTAAACCTATTGCTGAACCAGTGGTACAATACGGACCATTTGTTATGAACAAACAAGAGGAAATCCAACAAGCATTTGATGATTACCGAAGGACCCAATTTGGTGGTTGGCCTTGGGATTCTTATGATCCCGTCCATGTAGGCAAAGGTCGATTCGCCAAACATGCAAATGGGAAAGAGGAATATCCAGCAAAATCTAAGTAA